The Flaviramulus sp. BrNp1-15 genome has a window encoding:
- a CDS encoding SusC/RagA family TonB-linked outer membrane protein, which produces MKTKFSGILTLLLAFVVQLTFAQEKTISGTVSDDSGLPLPGASVLVKGTTIGTSSDFDGKYSIKASEGSTLVYSFVGYTTTEVAVGASNTINVTLKEDAESLEEVVITAFGNSIRNAKETVYANQTVKGEDLLSVPNKNALEALRGKTAGVNLSTASGSVGASTRIVLRGSGSLTGNNNALIVIDGVAIDNTASRGGAGVSTTGYSDFGNRFNDVNPDDIASVTILKGPSATSLYGSRGASGVVLITTKTGKGRKMQVNYNGSTSMETPIVLLQRQNKFGQGYDNSSIDSGENWSWGPAFDGVVRPWTSPIDSDGDGSLEALTRPYSAVQDQLKDFFNTGYTITNNLNISGSTEGFTYYVSYGNTDQSGTLDNTSYKRNNITFNASAKLSDRLKSDFKVSYANVKQNTAQEGSRAFEGNNAYAMAIQSPVNIPFTELRDYTSPFHDINGYWGSYSSVNPYFILNEYGNEADIDNVLANASLTYNFLENLSITGRFGGNIVNTQTDIWTPTFTPAEQLVWTDGLGIATRNTRHSSLGEYINSNNKVENLDATVMLNYNTDLSEDLKLTASAGYNFFQRKTNRLTGSSVGGLVVPGVYNLSNSTQQPTSSMNRSKYRIYGVLGNATLGYKDAAFLEFSARNDWSSTLPAANNSFLYGAIGASVVFTDLFDIKNDILSFAKLRGSYGTSGKDADLYLLNSYFVGNPQIVDLGDFALTFPKDGVPGFTIGNTIGNPDLKPELTTTYEVGADLGFFNNKVNVAYTYYHSIHDDQLVTISLPRSTGYTQTVSNIGRMENKGHELSLTLKPINGVIEGLDFELFGAYSTNDNEVVTITDDIDELTVGTFGFAAGTTVSIVAKEGLPYGTFKGNDFKYNDQGQVIVDANTGFPVYTDDDVYLGNNQPDYLLNFGANINYKGFGFRILFDRKKGGLFASQTKYNTNFNGTNVNTTVYNREPFIFPNSIVDNGDGTFSENIVQITEQDYFTNYDPPVSTQLIDASFLKLREVEFSYTFSKELLKDTFLTNARLSLFGKNLKFWLPDENKYADPEVNGPGLTGNAQGIETTQTPPSSSVGLNLQLSF; this is translated from the coding sequence ATGAAAACAAAGTTTAGTGGAATTCTAACGCTATTACTAGCGTTTGTTGTGCAACTAACATTTGCACAAGAAAAGACAATTTCGGGTACGGTATCAGATGATTCTGGTTTACCACTTCCTGGAGCTTCTGTCTTAGTAAAAGGTACTACAATAGGTACATCTTCAGATTTTGATGGTAAATACTCGATTAAAGCTAGTGAGGGTTCAACCCTTGTATATAGTTTTGTTGGTTACACTACAACTGAAGTTGCCGTTGGAGCATCTAATACAATCAACGTAACATTAAAAGAAGACGCAGAATCCTTAGAGGAGGTTGTTATAACTGCGTTTGGAAACAGTATCAGAAATGCAAAGGAAACGGTTTATGCTAACCAAACAGTAAAAGGAGAAGACTTGCTTTCTGTTCCGAACAAAAATGCTTTAGAGGCTTTAAGAGGTAAAACTGCTGGTGTAAACCTATCTACTGCCTCTGGTTCTGTTGGTGCTTCTACAAGAATTGTATTAAGAGGTTCAGGATCGCTTACAGGTAATAACAATGCTTTAATTGTTATTGATGGTGTTGCCATTGATAATACGGCTTCTAGAGGAGGTGCTGGAGTATCAACAACAGGATATTCCGATTTTGGTAATAGATTTAATGATGTAAATCCTGACGATATCGCTTCTGTAACTATTTTAAAAGGCCCCTCAGCAACTTCGCTTTATGGATCACGTGGTGCTTCAGGTGTTGTTCTTATTACAACAAAGACCGGTAAAGGTAGAAAAATGCAGGTTAATTACAACGGTTCTACTTCAATGGAAACGCCTATTGTCCTGTTACAGCGTCAAAATAAATTTGGACAAGGATATGACAACTCAAGTATTGATTCTGGAGAGAACTGGTCATGGGGTCCAGCTTTTGATGGTGTTGTAAGACCATGGACAAGCCCTATTGATTCAGATGGTGATGGTTCATTAGAAGCTTTAACAAGACCTTACAGTGCTGTACAGGATCAATTAAAGGACTTTTTTAATACAGGTTACACAATTACTAACAACTTAAATATATCTGGATCTACTGAAGGTTTTACCTATTATGTTTCTTATGGTAACACAGATCAATCTGGTACACTTGATAACACATCTTACAAAAGAAATAATATTACCTTTAACGCTTCAGCTAAATTAAGTGATAGACTTAAATCTGATTTTAAAGTTAGTTATGCTAATGTAAAACAAAATACTGCTCAAGAAGGGTCACGTGCTTTTGAAGGAAATAATGCCTATGCAATGGCTATCCAATCTCCAGTTAACATCCCATTTACAGAGTTGAGAGATTATACAAGTCCTTTTCATGATATTAACGGTTACTGGGGGTCTTACTCTTCTGTAAATCCATACTTTATCCTGAATGAATATGGAAACGAAGCAGACATCGATAACGTCTTAGCTAACGCCTCTTTAACCTATAACTTTTTAGAAAATTTATCTATTACAGGTCGCTTTGGTGGTAATATTGTAAATACACAAACGGATATATGGACACCAACTTTTACACCAGCCGAACAATTGGTTTGGACTGATGGGTTAGGAATAGCAACTAGAAACACAAGACATAGTTCATTAGGAGAATACATTAACTCTAATAATAAAGTAGAAAATCTTGATGCTACAGTTATGCTTAATTACAATACCGATTTAAGCGAAGATTTAAAACTTACAGCATCTGCAGGTTATAATTTTTTCCAAAGAAAAACTAACCGATTAACAGGAAGTTCTGTAGGTGGATTAGTAGTTCCTGGTGTATACAATTTATCAAACAGTACTCAACAACCTACTTCTAGCATGAACAGAAGTAAATATAGAATTTATGGTGTGTTAGGAAATGCAACGCTTGGCTATAAAGATGCAGCGTTTTTAGAGTTTTCAGCAAGAAATGACTGGTCTTCTACGCTTCCTGCGGCAAACAACTCGTTTTTATACGGTGCTATTGGTGCTTCGGTAGTATTTACTGATTTATTTGATATAAAAAATGATATTTTAAGTTTTGCTAAACTGAGAGGTAGTTATGGTACATCTGGTAAAGATGCTGATTTATACCTACTAAATTCTTACTTTGTGGGTAATCCACAAATTGTAGATTTAGGTGATTTTGCTCTTACATTTCCAAAAGATGGTGTACCTGGATTTACAATTGGAAATACTATTGGGAATCCAGATTTAAAACCTGAATTAACGACTACTTATGAAGTTGGTGCCGATTTAGGTTTCTTCAACAACAAAGTCAACGTAGCGTATACTTATTATCATTCTATCCATGATGATCAGCTTGTTACAATCAGCCTTCCAAGATCTACAGGTTACACTCAAACAGTGAGCAATATTGGTAGAATGGAGAACAAAGGGCATGAACTATCTTTAACCTTAAAACCTATTAATGGTGTGATTGAAGGTTTAGATTTTGAATTATTTGGAGCCTATTCTACAAATGATAATGAGGTTGTTACAATTACAGACGATATAGATGAGTTGACAGTTGGTACTTTTGGATTCGCTGCTGGTACTACAGTATCTATTGTAGCAAAAGAAGGATTACCGTATGGTACTTTTAAGGGTAATGATTTTAAGTATAATGATCAAGGACAAGTTATTGTTGATGCGAATACTGGATTTCCAGTATATACTGATGATGATGTATATTTAGGTAATAATCAACCTGACTATTTACTAAACTTTGGTGCAAATATCAATTACAAAGGATTTGGATTTAGAATTTTATTTGATAGAAAAAAAGGAGGTCTATTTGCTTCTCAAACTAAATACAATACTAATTTTAATGGTACTAACGTTAACACTACAGTTTACAATAGAGAACCGTTTATCTTTCCAAATTCAATAGTAGATAATGGAGATGGTACTTTCTCTGAAAATATTGTTCAAATTACAGAGCAAGATTATTTTACTAATTATGATCCTCCAGTATCAACACAATTAATTGATGCTAGTTTCCTAAAATTAAGAGAAGTAGAATTCAGCTATACATTTTCAAAAGAATTGTTAAAAGATACTTTCTTAACAAATGCTAGATTATCTTTATTTGGTAAAAACCTTAAGTTTTGGTTACCTGATGAAAACAAATATGCTGATCCAGAAGTTAATGGTCCTGGCTTAACAGGCAATGCTCAAGGTATTGAAACAACACAAACACCACCTTCAAGTAGTGTTGGACTTAACTTACAATTGTCATTTTAA
- a CDS encoding POTRA domain-containing protein: MQLKIEGKTEYETKAIDSLTYLNTHQDYNSVKYELDSIQKKLYKKGYIENELMFLQKTNDSTFNAKLHLKKKFNMIYIYFKKEEIESSVLNKISEHVYNDYFELEFSQVESVLKYINSKVSEKGLPFSKLHLSNIRIKNNLDLEADLVIESSQPKRLIDNIVIKGYEEFPKSYLKHYLKIKPKQVFDLKKIENKTAQLNNLTFANEIKSPEVLFSKDSTTLYLYLEKTKNNAFDGFLGFGTNEDTNKLEFDGYLNLSLKNNLNFGESLRLLYKSDENAQKTFEVDASMPYLFKSPIGIDLLLRIFKRDSSFTTTNQSAKIHYQVNAKHKVYAGIASTESNNLLTQNINLSISDYKTQYFTIGYQFLRASSYNLLFPIKSKLNFEAGIGNRKNSGEIQKQNQFTIDAFNIFKLNQKNSVYLRVNASDLISKTYFENELLRFGGINSIRGFEENSLFSSLYGLINTEYRFQLNNSIYIHSIIDAAYFENKITDTREKLFGFGFGFGILTKAGLFRFNYANGKNENTQFKVSNSKIHLSLTTNF, from the coding sequence TTGCAATTAAAAATTGAAGGCAAAACTGAGTATGAAACTAAAGCGATTGATTCTTTAACTTATTTAAATACTCATCAGGATTATAACTCTGTGAAGTATGAATTAGATTCTATTCAAAAAAAACTTTATAAAAAAGGTTATATTGAAAATGAGTTAATGTTTTTACAAAAAACAAACGATTCCACCTTCAATGCAAAACTTCATCTAAAAAAGAAATTCAACATGATATATATATACTTCAAAAAAGAAGAGATTGAATCTTCAGTTTTAAATAAGATTTCAGAACATGTTTATAATGATTATTTTGAATTAGAATTTAGTCAAGTTGAAAGTGTATTGAAGTACATTAATTCGAAAGTTTCAGAAAAAGGATTGCCATTTTCAAAATTACATCTTTCTAACATCAGGATTAAAAATAACTTAGATTTAGAAGCCGATTTAGTTATTGAATCTTCTCAACCAAAAAGACTAATAGACAATATTGTAATCAAAGGTTATGAAGAGTTTCCTAAATCTTATTTAAAACATTATCTAAAAATTAAACCTAAACAGGTTTTTGACTTAAAAAAAATAGAAAACAAAACTGCTCAACTAAATAATTTAACTTTTGCGAATGAAATAAAATCACCTGAAGTTTTATTCTCAAAAGATTCTACAACCTTATACTTATATCTAGAAAAAACAAAAAACAATGCGTTTGATGGTTTTTTAGGTTTTGGAACAAATGAAGACACTAACAAACTAGAATTTGATGGCTACCTTAATTTAAGTCTAAAAAACAATTTAAACTTTGGTGAATCATTAAGACTATTATACAAAAGCGATGAAAATGCCCAAAAAACATTTGAAGTAGATGCATCAATGCCTTATTTATTTAAATCACCTATTGGTATCGACTTATTATTACGCATTTTTAAACGAGACTCATCCTTTACCACTACAAATCAATCTGCAAAAATACATTATCAAGTAAATGCAAAACATAAAGTTTATGCTGGTATCGCTTCAACAGAATCAAATAACCTACTTACTCAAAATATTAATCTTTCGATATCAGACTATAAAACACAATACTTCACTATTGGTTATCAGTTTTTAAGAGCTTCATCTTACAATTTACTTTTTCCTATAAAATCAAAACTCAATTTTGAAGCAGGCATAGGAAACAGGAAGAATTCTGGTGAAATACAAAAGCAAAATCAATTTACAATAGACGCTTTTAACATTTTTAAATTGAATCAAAAAAACAGCGTCTATTTAAGAGTTAATGCATCAGATTTGATATCTAAGACCTATTTTGAAAATGAACTATTGAGATTTGGTGGAATTAATTCCATTAGAGGGTTTGAAGAAAACAGTCTTTTCTCATCTTTATATGGTTTAATTAATACAGAATATAGATTTCAACTCAATAATTCCATATATATACATTCTATAATTGATGCAGCATATTTTGAAAACAAAATAACAGATACAAGAGAAAAACTTTTCGGATTTGGCTTTGGTTTTGGTATTCTTACCAAAGCTGGCTTGTTTAGATTTAATTATGCCAATGGTAAAAATGAGAATACTCAATTTAAAGTGTCCAATTCTAAAATACACCTCAGTTTGACCACAAATTTTTAA
- the rpsL gene encoding 30S ribosomal protein S12, protein MPTISQLVRKGRAKITKKSKSAALNSCPQRRGVCTRVYTTTPKKPNSAMRKVARVRLTNGNEVNAYIGGEGHNLQEHSIVLVRGGRVKDLPGVRYHIVRGALDTAGVAGRTQRRSKYGAKRPKK, encoded by the coding sequence ATGCCAACAATTTCACAATTAGTACGAAAAGGAAGAGCCAAAATAACCAAGAAGAGTAAATCGGCTGCTTTAAATTCGTGTCCGCAAAGACGTGGTGTATGTACTCGTGTTTACACAACAACTCCTAAAAAACCTAACTCAGCAATGCGTAAGGTAGCAAGGGTTCGTTTAACAAACGGCAACGAGGTTAATGCATACATTGGTGGAGAGGGTCACAATTTACAAGAGCACTCGATAGTATTGGTTAGAGGTGGAAGGGTAAAAGATTTGCCAGGAGTTAGATATCACATCGTTCGTGGTGCTTTAGACACAGCAGGTGTTGCAGGTAGAACACAACGTAGATCTAAGTATGGTGCAAAACGCCCTAAAAAGTAA
- the rpsG gene encoding 30S ribosomal protein S7 produces the protein MRKRAAKKRPLLPDPRFNDQLVTRFVNMMMWDGKKSVAFKVFYDAIDIVDSKKTDEEKTALEIWKDALSNVMPHVEVRSRRVGGATFQIPMQIRPDRKVSTAMKWLISYSRKRNEKSMALRLASEILAAAKEEGAAVKKRVDTHKMAEANKAFSHFRF, from the coding sequence ATGAGAAAAAGAGCAGCAAAAAAGAGACCGCTTTTACCAGATCCACGTTTTAACGATCAGTTAGTAACTCGTTTCGTTAACATGATGATGTGGGATGGGAAAAAATCGGTAGCTTTTAAAGTATTCTACGATGCAATTGATATTGTAGACTCAAAAAAAACTGACGAAGAAAAAACAGCTTTAGAAATTTGGAAAGATGCCTTGTCTAACGTTATGCCTCACGTAGAAGTGCGTAGTCGTCGTGTTGGTGGTGCAACATTCCAGATTCCAATGCAAATTCGTCCAGATCGTAAGGTTTCAACAGCGATGAAATGGTTAATTAGCTACTCACGTAAAAGAAACGAAAAATCTATGGCTTTACGTTTGGCTTCAGAAATTTTAGCAGCAGCTAAAGAAGAAGGAGCGGCAGTAAAGAAAAGAGTAGATACTCACAAAATGGCAGAAGCTAACAAAGCATTCTCTCACTTTAGATTTTAA
- the fusA gene encoding elongation factor G, which produces MARDLKYTRNIGIAAHIDAGKTTTTERILYYTGVSHKIGEVHDGAATMDWMEQEQERGITITSAATTCTWQFPLENAKPTPDTKGYHFNIIDTPGHVDFTVEVNRSLRVLDGLVFLFSAVDGVEPQSETNWRLADNYKVPRIGFVNKMDRQGSNFLGVCQQVKDMLKSNAVPIVLNIGDEIDFKGIVDLVKNRAIVWHDETQGATFDVIEIPEELKAEAKKYRALLIEEVATYDENLLEKFMEDEDSITEEEVHAALRAAVMDMAIIPMICGSSFKNKGVQFLLDAVCRYLPSPLDRDNIVGTNPDTDKEEIRKPSVSEPFAALAFKIATDPFVGRLAFFRAYSGRLDAGSYILNNRSGKKERISRIYQMHSNKQNAIDFIEAGDIGAAVGFKDIKTGDTMSDEKHPIVLESMDFPDPVIGIAVEPKTKADVDKLGMALAKLAEEDPTFTARTDEASGQTIISGMGELHLDIIVDRLKREFKVEVNQGQPQVEYKEAITQRAEHREVYKKQSGGRGKFADIVFTLEPAEEGKVGLEFVSEIKGGNVPKEFIPSIEKGFKMAMVNGPLAGYEVDAMKVTLTDGSYHDVDSDQLSFELAAKLGFKNAAKAAKAVIMEPIMKLEVITPEENMGDIVGDLNRRRGQVSDMGDRAGAKTVKATVPLSEMFGYVTTLRTLSSGRATSTMEFSHYAETPSNISEEVIKAAKGVEA; this is translated from the coding sequence ATGGCAAGAGATTTAAAATATACAAGAAATATAGGTATTGCTGCGCATATTGATGCAGGAAAAACTACAACTACAGAGCGTATTCTTTATTATACAGGTGTTTCACATAAAATTGGTGAAGTGCATGATGGAGCTGCGACAATGGACTGGATGGAGCAAGAGCAGGAAAGAGGTATTACAATTACTTCTGCTGCAACAACTTGTACATGGCAGTTTCCTTTAGAAAATGCAAAACCTACTCCAGATACTAAAGGATATCATTTTAATATTATTGATACTCCTGGTCACGTTGATTTTACTGTAGAGGTAAATCGTTCATTACGTGTATTAGATGGTTTAGTGTTTTTATTTAGTGCTGTTGATGGTGTTGAGCCACAATCAGAAACTAACTGGAGACTTGCAGATAACTACAAAGTACCACGTATAGGATTCGTAAATAAAATGGATCGTCAAGGATCTAACTTTTTAGGTGTTTGTCAGCAGGTAAAAGATATGTTAAAATCTAACGCAGTGCCAATTGTATTAAATATTGGTGATGAAATAGATTTTAAAGGTATTGTAGACTTAGTTAAAAATAGAGCTATTGTTTGGCATGATGAAACTCAAGGGGCAACTTTTGATGTTATTGAAATTCCAGAGGAATTAAAAGCTGAAGCAAAAAAATACAGAGCTTTACTTATTGAAGAAGTAGCAACTTATGATGAGAACTTACTAGAAAAATTCATGGAAGATGAAGATTCTATTACAGAAGAAGAGGTGCATGCTGCACTTAGAGCTGCTGTAATGGATATGGCTATTATTCCAATGATTTGTGGTTCTTCATTTAAAAATAAAGGTGTGCAGTTTTTATTAGATGCTGTATGTCGTTACTTACCTTCTCCATTAGATAGAGACAATATAGTAGGTACAAACCCTGATACAGATAAAGAAGAAATTCGTAAGCCGTCTGTAAGCGAGCCATTTGCAGCATTAGCATTTAAAATTGCTACAGATCCTTTTGTTGGTCGTTTAGCTTTCTTTAGAGCATATTCTGGTCGTTTAGATGCGGGTTCTTATATCTTGAACAACCGTTCAGGAAAGAAAGAGCGTATCTCTCGTATCTATCAAATGCACTCTAATAAACAAAATGCTATCGATTTTATTGAAGCAGGAGATATTGGAGCGGCAGTAGGATTTAAAGATATTAAGACAGGTGATACTATGTCTGATGAAAAACATCCTATTGTTTTAGAATCTATGGACTTCCCAGATCCAGTAATTGGTATTGCGGTTGAGCCTAAAACTAAAGCAGATGTTGATAAGTTAGGAATGGCTTTAGCTAAATTGGCTGAAGAAGATCCAACATTTACTGCAAGAACAGATGAAGCTTCAGGACAGACTATTATCTCTGGAATGGGTGAGCTTCACTTAGATATTATTGTTGATCGTCTTAAGCGTGAGTTTAAGGTTGAAGTAAATCAAGGTCAACCACAAGTTGAGTACAAAGAAGCTATTACACAACGTGCTGAACACAGAGAAGTTTACAAAAAGCAATCTGGTGGACGTGGTAAATTCGCAGATATTGTATTTACGCTTGAGCCAGCAGAAGAAGGTAAAGTAGGATTAGAATTCGTTTCCGAAATTAAAGGTGGTAATGTTCCTAAAGAATTTATCCCTTCAATTGAAAAAGGATTTAAAATGGCTATGGTTAATGGACCATTAGCAGGATACGAAGTTGATGCTATGAAAGTAACATTAACAGATGGTTCTTACCATGATGTGGATTCTGATCAATTATCATTCGAATTGGCTGCAAAACTTGGATTTAAAAATGCTGCAAAAGCTGCCAAAGCAGTAATTATGGAGCCTATCATGAAACTTGAGGTAATTACTCCTGAAGAAAATATGGGTGACATTGTAGGAGATTTAAATAGAAGAAGAGGACAAGTGAGTGATATGGGTGATAGAGCTGGTGCAAAAACTGTAAAAGCTACTGTACCATTATCAGAAATGTTTGGTTATGTAACAACATTAAGAACATTATCATCTGGTCGTGCAACGTCAACAATGGAATTTTCACATTACGCTGAAACACCTTCAAATATTTCTGAAGAAGTGATTAAGGCAGCTAAAGGTGTTGAAGCTTAA
- the rpsJ gene encoding 30S ribosomal protein S10 — protein MSQKIRIKLKSYDHNLVDKSADKIVKTVKSTGAVVTGPIPLPTHKKIFTVLRSPHVNKKSREQFQLSSYKRLLDIYSSSSKTIDALMKLELPSGVEVEIKV, from the coding sequence ATGAGTCAAAAAATCAGAATAAAATTAAAATCTTACGATCACAATTTAGTGGACAAATCTGCTGATAAGATTGTAAAAACAGTAAAAAGTACTGGAGCTGTTGTAACTGGACCAATTCCATTACCAACGCACAAGAAAATTTTCACTGTATTACGTTCTCCACACGTAAACAAGAAGTCAAGAGAACAATTTCAATTAAGCTCTTACAAGCGTTTACTTGATATTTACTCTTCGTCATCAAAAACAATTGATGCGTTAATGAAACTTGAATTACCAAGTGGTGTTGAAGTAGAGATTAAAGTTTAG
- the rplC gene encoding 50S ribosomal protein L3: protein MSGLIGKKIGMTSIFDDKGKNIPCTVIEAGPCIVTQVRTEEVDGYKAVQLGFDDATEKSATKADIGHAKKAGTSVKRKIVEFKGFDEEYKLGDAITVEHFTEGEFVDIAGTSKGKGFQGVVKRHGFGGVGQATHGQHNRLRAPGSIGAASYPARVFKGMKMAGRMGGDTVKVQNLRVLKVVAEKNLLVVKGCVPGHKNAYVIIRK, encoded by the coding sequence ATGTCTGGGTTAATTGGAAAAAAAATCGGTATGACCAGCATCTTTGATGACAAAGGGAAGAACATTCCTTGTACAGTAATCGAAGCTGGACCATGTATCGTTACCCAAGTCAGAACTGAAGAAGTTGACGGTTATAAAGCTGTTCAATTAGGTTTCGATGACGCGACAGAAAAAAGCGCTACTAAAGCAGACATAGGTCATGCTAAAAAAGCGGGTACTTCTGTAAAACGCAAAATCGTCGAATTTAAAGGTTTTGATGAGGAGTACAAATTAGGAGATGCAATCACTGTAGAACATTTCACTGAAGGTGAATTTGTTGATATTGCAGGAACATCAAAAGGAAAAGGATTTCAAGGTGTTGTAAAACGTCATGGTTTCGGTGGTGTAGGTCAAGCTACTCACGGTCAACATAACCGTTTAAGAGCACCAGGATCTATTGGAGCAGCATCTTACCCTGCTAGAGTTTTCAAAGGAATGAAGATGGCAGGAAGAATGGGTGGAGACACAGTAAAAGTTCAAAATTTAAGAGTTTTAAAAGTAGTTGCTGAAAAGAATCTACTTGTGGTTAAAGGATGTGTTCCTGGTCACAAAAACGCTTATGTAATTATTAGAAAATAA
- the rplD gene encoding 50S ribosomal protein L4, protein MKVAVLDINGKDTGRKADLSKDVFAIEPNNHAVYLDVKQYLANQRQGTHKSKERAEISGSTRKIKKQKGTGTARAGSIKSGVFKGGGRMFGPRPRNYSFKLNKNLKRLARKSALSIKAGEKSITVLEDFNFESVKTKNFTAVLKALDLENKKSLFVLGASNNNVYLSSRNLKGSEVITSSELSTYKILNANQVVLLEGALEGIETNLSK, encoded by the coding sequence ATGAAAGTAGCAGTTTTAGATATAAACGGAAAAGACACAGGTAGAAAGGCAGACCTTTCTAAAGATGTGTTTGCTATTGAGCCTAATAATCACGCTGTATATTTGGATGTTAAACAATATTTAGCAAACCAACGTCAAGGAACTCACAAATCGAAAGAAAGAGCTGAGATTTCTGGATCTACACGTAAGATTAAAAAGCAAAAAGGAACTGGTACAGCAAGAGCAGGTAGTATTAAGTCTGGAGTATTTAAAGGTGGTGGTCGTATGTTCGGTCCAAGACCAAGAAATTATAGCTTCAAACTTAATAAAAACTTAAAGCGTTTAGCACGTAAATCTGCCTTAAGTATCAAAGCAGGAGAAAAATCAATTACAGTTTTAGAAGACTTTAATTTTGAATCTGTAAAGACTAAGAATTTTACTGCTGTTTTAAAGGCTTTAGACCTTGAAAACAAAAAATCTTTATTTGTGTTGGGAGCGTCAAATAATAATGTATATTTGTCATCGCGTAATTTAAAAGGCTCTGAAGTTATAACGTCTTCAGAATTAAGCACTTATAAAATTTTAAACGCAAATCAAGTAGTGCTTTTAGAAGGTGCTTTAGAAGGAATTGAAACAAACTTAAGTAAATAA
- the rplW gene encoding 50S ribosomal protein L23 produces MSILIKPIITEKATADSELRNCYTFAVNTKANKVEIKKAVEAVYGVSVEKVRTINVRPDRRTRFAKTGIQHGKTNAVKKAIVQLAEGEMIDLYSNM; encoded by the coding sequence ATGAGTATCTTAATTAAACCTATAATCACAGAAAAAGCGACAGCTGATAGCGAGTTAAGAAATTGCTATACTTTCGCGGTGAACACTAAGGCGAACAAGGTAGAAATCAAAAAAGCAGTTGAGGCTGTTTATGGTGTTTCTGTTGAAAAAGTTCGTACTATAAATGTCCGTCCAGATAGAAGAACCCGTTTTGCAAAAACAGGTATTCAACATGGTAAAACAAATGCTGTTAAAAAGGCAATTGTACAACTGGCGGAAGGTGAAATGATTGATTTATACAGTAACATGTAA
- the rplB gene encoding 50S ribosomal protein L2, translated as MSVRKLKPITPGQRFRVVNGYDAITTDKPEKSLLVPNKRSGGRNNRGKMTMRYIGGGHKKKYRIIDFKRDKAGIPGEVASIQYDPNRTAFIALLNYQDGEKRYIIAQNGLQVGQNVVSGKEGIAPEIGNAMPLSEIPLGTIISCVELRPGQGAVMARSAGAFAQLMARDGKFATIKLPSGETRLILVNCMATIGVVSNSDHQLLVGGKAGRTRWLGRRPRTRPVVMNPVDHPMGGGEGKSSGGHPRSRNGIPAKGYRTRSKTKASNKYIVERRKK; from the coding sequence ATGTCAGTAAGAAAATTAAAACCAATCACACCAGGACAGCGATTTAGAGTAGTAAACGGTTACGATGCCATTACTACTGATAAGCCGGAAAAGAGTTTACTCGTTCCGAACAAAAGGTCTGGTGGTAGAAACAATCGAGGAAAAATGACCATGCGCTATATTGGTGGAGGTCATAAGAAAAAGTATCGTATTATCGATTTTAAAAGAGATAAAGCTGGTATTCCAGGTGAAGTCGCTTCAATTCAATACGATCCAAACAGAACAGCTTTTATCGCATTATTGAATTATCAAGATGGTGAAAAAAGATACATTATTGCCCAAAATGGACTTCAGGTTGGACAAAATGTGGTGTCTGGTAAAGAAGGTATTGCACCAGAAATTGGAAACGCAATGCCATTAAGTGAAATTCCATTAGGAACTATTATTTCTTGTGTAGAGTTGCGTCCGGGACAAGGAGCTGTTATGGCTCGTAGTGCTGGTGCTTTTGCTCAGTTAATGGCAAGAGATGGTAAGTTTGCTACTATAAAGCTACCTTCAGGAGAAACTAGATTAATTCTTGTTAACTGTATGGCTACTATAGGTGTTGTTTCTAACTCAGATCATCAATTATTAGTTGGTGGAAAAGCAGGTAGAACAAGATGGTTAGGAAGAAGACCACGTACTAGACCAGTAGTTATGAACCCTGTAGATCACCCAATGGGTGGTGGTGAAGGTAAATCTTCAGGAGGACACCCACGTTCTAGAAACGGTATACCAGCTAAAGGTTATAGAACCCGTTCTAAAACTAAAGCAAGTAATAAATATATTGTAGAACGTAGAAAGAAATAA